A window of Podarcis muralis chromosome 10, rPodMur119.hap1.1, whole genome shotgun sequence genomic DNA:
tgtttgggactacaattcccatcatccctagctaacaggaccagtggtcagggatgatgggaactgtagtcccaaacatctggagggccagagtttgcctatgcctggtttaccaGGTggtatgacaatgagcattcatcctgatttacttaCAAGGAGTTTACACATCTTCTCAATTCTCATCTGTTTCAATTAATTtttccatcactttccaaactgcaaagagtcctgtttgtgtttctttgcttttgtttttaatttgttgcacATAGGTCCCTCCCCCAAACCTTGACAGTTCAGGCACCCATTCAGTTTTCTGGAGACCAGCTGGTAAATGTCCTCATGTGACTCTGCTCATGCAAATTTTCCAGTATGAGAATAGGAAGAGCCACTTCCATACAGTGAGTGACTGCAAGGAAAGCCATTAACTTGAATGGCTTGTAAAGGCAACACTAAAAGTAGAAGCATTTGTGTTGAGCTCAGGTTAATATCAGAGCATTAGGAGAGAGTTGAAGGGCACCTTTTCATGCTACTTTGGTACTCAAGTGCAGAATGCAAACAATGTCTActgggcataaaggtaaaggtaaaggtacccctgcccgtacgggccagtcgtgtccgactctggggttgcgtgctcatctcgctctagaggccgtgagctggcgccgtccgaagacacttccgggtcacgtggccagcgtgacgaagctgcagctggctagccagcaccagtgccgcacacggaaacgccgtttaccttcccgctataaagtggtccctatttatctacttgcacttaggggtgctttcgaactgctaggtgggcaggagctgggaccgaacgacgggagctcacctcgccgcggggattcaaactgccgaccatacgatcggcaagtcctaggggctgaggttttacccacagcgccacccatgtccccctaCTGGGCATACATGTGCATAAATTGCTACTTTTACCCTTCAAAATATATGGCACTGGGAGGCATTTATTTCCTGTTTATTTTTTTCATAGATTCCATgcagcgcgccttcccgctgttccccgacctggtttggaggctgccaGCCCCACAGGCTCAGGggacagatatccgcaagcctggggagaccggcaggacttcccgccgggctccctaggcttgcggatagcagcctgttctgggggctggggtcaggggaagctcgggcaccccccgccccagccccgcgcctggggggggaataaattttccccctttatttcccccccaaaaaactaggtgcatcctatgggccggtgcgtcctatagggcgaaaaatacggtagtttcagaCACTTAAGGGGCACCAGGTCTTCTTCCTGAAAAGCAACCAGCAACAAACACAACATAACAATTTGGTTTTGAAACAGGATATAGTCCAAAGCTGCTGCTTATATGGCAAAGCAGCCTgctgttcaattttttttttacacaagcaaaataggaaaaaaatacaGTTCCATTGGGCATTGCCAAGCTTCTTTATATGCCTGAAGTCGCTCCTTGGATTCCACCCAATGTTAACATTTATAAACTATGCATctcaattaaataaaaaaaaaatcacatgtgAAAACTCCCTAAATGTTTGTGTCCTTGCTTTTAAATAACTCATGACCACCAGGGGTCCTTCTTCCCTTAAAGTGCACAATACAATATATTCAGCAATATTGCCTCACATTACAGGACAGTTTGCCACCAGGGGAAAAAAACTTTGCATAGtggttttgctttggttttgctTTTAACAGAAACTAGATACAGGACATTAACAACCTTCAAACACCATGTTGACAGCAAAACACTTACTGTACAATGTTAGGCATTTTAAAATGGATGGCCTGTCCCATTTTGTCACTAGAGGCAAAACAAGGTACTTTCCCTTCCCCGCCTCCATCTCTTGCCGCCCCCTCAGTGAGGTCTTGCTTACGGGGTCACAGGTGTGTGGCTTCCAGGTTCCCGCAAAAGGTCTGCAAGGTCTTGCCAGAAGCCACAACAGCTTTTCCTTACTTCTTTGGTGGTGGCAGTAAAAGGGGGTGGGTGGCATCCATGGCGGCGCCAGATAAGTATGGAGAAGCGGTGGCGAGCTCTCATGAGAACTGTGATATTTCATGATATCTTACCAGAAGCCACCACCGCTTTTCACTTCTCTGGCGGTGGCAGAGGTGGACTGAGCGCTCTTGTGGCGCCACCCCTTGgaattttgccacctgaggcagctgcctcaatctGCCTGATTGGTGGGACGGTATGTTCAGCATATTTTTCTGAGTATACTTGGAACAAAGGCCCAAATCAAAACGTCAGTGCTCAGAGTTTCCTGGGGCGAGGGAAAgcaaatgaagtacagtggtacctcaggttacatacgcttcaggttacatatgcttcaggttacagactccgctaacccagaaatagtgcttcaggttaagaactttgcttatggatgagaacagaaatcgtgctctggcagtggagcggcagcagcgggaggccccataagctaaagtggtgcttcaggttaagaacagtttcaggttaagtacggacctctggaacaaattaagtacttaacctgaggtaccactgtacatcataatTCCCAACAGCACTCCATGATGCAAAATCAGCATTATTTAGGCATTTACAGGCATAATTATGCCACACACTTAAACTGCCAATAAGTAATCCTGTCTTTGTTTCGGCGGCAGGATTAACTTGTGGCATAACTTCTTTGCTTGAACTATTAAGATTGCTTTTACATAACCTATCAGTGGCCCTGTATTTGCTAAGTCCTGCACCTCAACTTGGCAAGGTATTCATTAACTTATATTTACAAATTGCTTTTCTGGATCGGATTCTGCCCATGTAAAAGCATGCTGTAGGGAGAAAAGAGAAACATCCAGCTCTCTGGTGAATGTGTTTGGTGTCCTTTGCAACAGTTATACAGTACCtgaatatacctgaaggagcgtctccacccccatcgttctgcccggacactgaggtccagcgccaagggccttctggcggctcccttgctgtgagaagccaagttacagggaaccaggcagagggccttcttggtggtggcacccgccctgtagaacacgctcccaccagatgtcaaagagaggaacaactaccagacttttaaaagacatctgaaggcagccctgtttagggaagcttttaatgtttaacagactattgtattttaatcttttgttggaagccgcccagagtggctggggaagctcagccagatgggtggggtataaataataaattcttattcttattcttgttcttgttcttattcttATATTACTATCTGAACTGACAGCCCTGGAAGCATTGACAATCTGTTCAGCAGCAGATATTCTTGCCCACACCCATCAATGCACATAAATATTTTTAGGCTGGGCTCCTGTTCTTTCTTTTATGGCACACTATACTCCAGATTGTATGTGCTGTTCTCTAGATGACTATTTTTTACAGCTGATAGTCGGCTGCTCTTTGCAGAGTTGATTGTTACGTACAGGATGTACCGGTTGGTTTTTCAACAGTGGGCACTAAAGATCAAAGAAAATCTCCTGATAGCTGGGTATTGCTCTCCAGCTTTTGAAATGACACCCCCATCGGAACTGAGGAAAGGGAGCAAAGAggctgggtgggagggagaaattTGCAGTTTCAATTGTCATAGAGAAGTGCAAGGAAAAGGGATGAGAGTTTCTAGCTCACCTTAGCCAGATCTGGGGATACAGCCTACAGGCAAGTTGcacaacatgttttgcttcctggggACAATCTGATTGCATATCGGTGGCGCTGCTACTTGCTGAAAGAGCACTTATTTGCTGCCAGAATGCTCTGTTCACATGAAGCAAATATTGAAAAGATACCATAAATCTCCAGAGTATTCTTTCATCCCAAGAAAATGAACTCCTGTAGTTCTGCCACAGAAACCATTTATCCCCCCTTGGACAAGGATAGAGAGCTTATAACAATATGAAAATTCTTACTGTAGGAAATTGGACAAGATGACCTTCGGATCCAATTTGGTCCTTCAGTGTGCAGTGGTTATGTGATGTAATTTGCTCTCTTTTTGGCATAATCCCAAACTTCAGCTGATTCAGTGTTTTGTGCTTTAAGCTTATTAATGGTGCCTTGTCACTTTGCGGGTAAGCTATACTGTATTCCTCAGCCTGGATAAAAGTGGAGTGAAGGGTTGCTAAGGAGAGGATACAACTGGGAAACAAAAGAAAGCATAATTATTGATAAATGTTGAATGTGCCTTTCCACTCATCTGCAACATTGTACATTCTTCGGAATTATAAATGGGCTGCATGGATGCGAGTCTCATTCCTTTGGAACAAGCTCATTGCTATTCAGGACTTTAAACCAGTGCATCGTGAAGTGCATTGCAAACAGGGGCAAACCAGTCTAGAAGACAGCAAATAGTCAGGAAATGCAGTTTTATAAATCCATTCCTGAACTGAAAGTGCTGGAGCTGGTTCTGATAAGCAAATGTAGTTGTTTACGATTCATCTCTGTATGTGAATCCTTTGTTATAAAGCTCAAACTGGCTGCAGACTGTAAACTGCTTGGATGTTTTTCCTCCCCTTTTGGCAGGAAGCACTAACTGTAATGATGCCAGAGCTGGACTCTTAGCTAAGCACCTGATTTTTACAACGTTGAGTTGTCACGATTTCAGAAATACAGTATTTGATTCTGTACCTTCTGACAATGACTTTTGCTTTCTTTGGGATTGCATTTTCCTGGTGCTTTAGTTAAATCCTAGTTATACAAGATGTGAGCATGGCAGGTAAACCTCTACTCCATGGAGATATTCCCCATATACATGTCTGGTTGTCACTCATTTTGTGTAGTGTTAGTATACCTGTGGTGCAGCCAGGGGAGTCCCTGATTGCTGGcataaaaagcaaacacacacaagaaCACTTCTGCGTTTCTGGAAAATTACCACAGCAAGAGCTATGCACAAAAAGAGTCAATAGTGTCAATGAGGGCCAAGCTACATGTTACAATAAACAtgatttttataaaataaaagagTGCTTAAAGTGTCCACTTTCATTCTgaagaaaaagcaggcacaggaCTTCATCTGGAACGTGTTCTGAACCCAGAATGGGGACTGTTATGTATtctgtggtctgtgtttgcctgagcttgagtctggattAAGGagtctgagctcctgtgttctgattcgatacatgatgtccaatcacagaacatttcaggatttgggcctctgccattggcccttgaactctgagtcaggattcgcagcttgggagtttagacaCCCAATCAAggggggagtgggagtggcccaggctttcagaaatgtatataagcagttgctttgcctctgtttcccagttatgtggttcaataaaggttcttgctgttatcactgggtcttgcctcgtgggaactcACCTACACTTCGTTGGGATTTGCAATTGGTTCCTGCCATTTTTTTTTACTCCCAAATGCTGTTTACTGCAAGTAGCGCATTTAGCGGGCAATAACATCTGGGAGGGGCTTTCAAAAGGATCTACCCAGTGCTATGTCTGGGATCAAGCAGCCTTCATTGAACAGATTAATCACTATAGATAGAACTTTCATATCACCAGATGTCATCTCAAACAATGCTTTTCAACAGAGATAATTCACACATTTGGCTGAGAGTCTTAAAGTGTTGAGAAAGCATGTGATGTATACACATGTGTGAAACCAGCCAAACATTTGCACTGATGCAAATCAAGGCTTGCCTTAattgtataataataaaaaaacctaaaAGTGTGCTTTGCAAAGGAGTAAATCCCATCTACCTTCACTTGCAAATTTTATAACACAAGACAAAGCAGACACTTTATGATGTGCCACTATAAACATATGCAACTTTAGAGAAAGCAGATGCTAATTTCTATGTGTATACTGAACAAGAAATGGGAACCACAATACAGGATGTTGCGCCATCTGCAAGTGTCTGTAGGTGTGGGATCTAGATGCATCACCTCAAAATCAGACGTATTTTAAGTAAGTTCATCCATATAAATAACCAAAGGAATGAGCAGGAACCTATGCACCATAGTTCTAGAAACAAATGCTTAGCAGGCTTTTTAAAGTTCACTATTAAGAGTTATGGAGCCTACAGAATGATTGATAAAAAGCTTTGTTGCACAGATGTCAGGAATTAGGTAAGTATAATGAGAGTGGATTTTATTGCAAAAATGACACACTCTCCTGATCCTTCCAGCTGCTCATTATTCCCTTAGTCAATAGCCTGGATGTGGTTCccttgcttgctttctgctgaAGTTTCCTATACTCCCCATCCATTCTGTCTGATTAAGGTATTGCAAAATCATGTCGTTTAATTCCTTAAGGTCATCAATGCTCTTCTTTTCTAGCACTATTTTTCTTGACACTTCATCCATCTTGTCTCCAGTGTGAACTATGGAAGAAAAGGCAATGTTTAAACCAGCACTCAGATTGTCAGGTTGAATATGGTTCATAATAGAGGGAATTGCATAATCAGGAAATTGCACCCTTCTCCTCAGCAGGGTGAGGCAACCTGCTTCCAGGCACAATGAGTCGAGGCATAGGTGAAGGCTGAAATTAATGTATGAATGGTGAAGCAAGGTTTTAAGAACATTTACGTTTACAAGACTGCTGCATTTATGACTTTGCCATGTCCCAAGCAAAGTTAACTGTGCTTAAGAGTGGGGGACAGCAGAAAACATACATTTTTATCATAAAATCATGACTAATAGTTTTTTTGGCATCCACACGAACCCTGATCCACTGAGCCAAAGACTGTGTTCTTCTGCATTTATTTGGTGTTCATCTCTGCCTTCCTGGAGTAACATTTCAGCAGTTCTccgtattaggtaaaggtaaaggtaaagggtcgtggccgactctggggttgcggcactcatctcgctttattggccgagggagccggcgtacagcttccgggtcatgtggccagcatgactaagccgcttctggcaaaccagagcagtgcacggaaacgctgtttgccttcctgctggagcggtacctatttatctacttgcactttgatgtgcttttgaattgctaggttggcaggagcaggcaccgaggaacgggagctcaccatgtcgcggggattcaaaccaccaaccttctgatcagcaagccctaggctctgtggtttaacccacagcgccacctgcgtcccttattaaATGACTTAAAACCCCCCCCATattaaatgactttttaaaaaaccccacaatattATACATTTTATTATATCATGTGATTTATAATTTCAAAACATTGCCTTTGTATTACCGTTTGTGACAATCATAATCCCCAAATTCCTCTGAGTTCCTCCCTTTTCATGTACAGAATTTAGCCCACCTCAAACAAACTTCCAGCCAAAATCGCACCAACTGTACAATTTACACGCCCACATACTCCCATTCTCATTCTTTCCCATGCCTATCCTAGGAAAgtacaaaggagagagagaagggggttgGAGAGGAACAGGAGAATCACATAGCATTTCTAAAACACCATATGAAGGGAGATCAAATTGCATTACCCAAGTCTCTTTTAATATAAACCACCTGTTCCCTCCCTGCCAGTTGCAAAACAAGGCAATGTTGACTGGATGGTGGGTTTTAGATTTCCATTCACATAAGATCAGCTTCTTAGCTATTCACACAGCTTTATACTAAAATacttttttcttgccactgtgaGCAttgttcgttcattcattcatctatTCATTTATCCATTGTGCCACATATCAAAGATGAGAGCATGCTACAAAACATATAGAGTCTAGGCCATTAAATTCCATCCTATCCTCCCCTTGCAATTGATATCGTAAGAACGAAGGCATGCTTACTTACCTATTAAGATTATTACAAAAGAAACTAGTGCCAAGCTGACAATTAAAGTAATGATCAATGTGACAAAGAACCAGCTTTGGCATCTCATGCTGTTTTGAATGGTCAAACACCTCCGACTGTGTAAGTTCTCTTCCCAGACTGCTGTAAAACAAAGACAAAATTCTAAGAGGAAAACATGCAATGGCCTTTGTGAATAAACATAGCAAGTTGGCTCTGGTTTTAAGAAGACAATAATGGGAAATGCTAATAATTTCTGAACTGGAGCCATGTATTCCCCCTGCTAAGTAATGCACCACCATCATGTCATTCAAGAAACTCTTAATTTCAGCGTGATAAGCAATTATTCACTTAAAAGGTGACTTAAAATGCATCACATGCTTACTCAATAGACTGTTACTTCAGATGTGTCCGTGTGTGTGATTGGCCCATGTGGGGAGCCAAccaatccaaataactttattgcactagccattgaccatgacaaatctgaatcaaaaataaatacaagcaaaaggggtGCCGTGCCACAAATAATAGTCTCTATTTAGGTCTCTGTGTCTCCCTTACAGTTCACTGCTAAATTGtccagagcaggcttcctcaaacttggccctccagttgtttttggcctacaactcccatgatccctagctagcaggaccagtggtcaggggtgatgggaattgtagtctcaaaacatttggagggccaagtttgagagAGCCTGGTGCAGAGtcttctttctgatctttttggCTGCCAAAGCAAAAAGGGTGTCTTTATGAGTCACTGAAGCGTTTACATTGCTAAGAAGCTGTAGGACCTTCTCCGCTGGGTAGAGACATCTTTCCTGTACGGACGGTCGGGTGAGAAATCGCCTCCTGGGTCCAGTGTATAGTGAGCAATATAGTAAAAAGTGCAAGATGTCTTCCACTTGTGTTTGCCCATGTGAAGAGCAATTCTGGCCCTGGATTGATTCCAGGTTGGTCACTGGACAGGAAAGGCTATAAGAGGCTGCTTGTTTGGGGTCCTTGGCTGAATGATAACATATTTCTGACTTTGCT
This region includes:
- the LSMEM1 gene encoding leucine-rich single-pass membrane protein 1 isoform X2 gives rise to the protein MESSSVESDLQNFHKERKLYAVDSLNNLNEQNLCADRYRHAVWEENLHSRRCLTIQNSMRCQSWFFVTLIITLIVSLALVSFVIILIVHTGDKMDEVSRKIVLEKKSIDDLKELNDMILQYLNQTEWMGSIGNFSRKQAREPHPGY
- the LSMEM1 gene encoding leucine-rich single-pass membrane protein 1 isoform X1, translating into MESSSVESDLQNFHKERKLYAVDSLNNLNEQNLCADRYRHAAVWEENLHSRRCLTIQNSMRCQSWFFVTLIITLIVSLALVSFVIILIVHTGDKMDEVSRKIVLEKKSIDDLKELNDMILQYLNQTEWMGSIGNFSRKQAREPHPGY